A genome region from Bacteroidetes Order II. bacterium includes the following:
- a CDS encoding HAMP domain-containing histidine kinase: protein MQLPAPPALRVAVRNSIFWRVAGILIGAQLLTGLVAVGITVWIAASQSVTLIQNSVALQLNNVAAEMERNAEFAEDGSFQMPSFAYLDLTGRLKDPIFITDRKGEVLSPEQFAGLSESDTTRTNLSTIPIEGLSAIQNNNNFISFPRSLFRVDQSWGITPFFYKGELAGAIYAPSLRKTLEGELSSVQQTFVDALLIVLLIGGVVALMMGGILTWRLVTPVRKITEKVEAIGQGNYQTRIQQTGHDELGRLAGAVNQMAAEVETSVEALRTTDQVRRELIANIGHDLRTPIAAVLGNIEEAERHTDVRNPVAARDALKTAREQAQYLNRLLQDLFELSLLDAGHYTLRRESIPISELLHEAARGHRRLFTSAGLELVLEIPSGLPPIQADGLRLLRVLDNLLSNARRHTTAGGTVTLGVQRHTHLLSIFVRDTGSGMSEEELKHVFERYYRGGDARTRGAHGTGLGLAISKAITEAHGGQMIAASIQGKGSTFTIQLPLHPAEPLPTS from the coding sequence ATGCAACTTCCGGCTCCTCCCGCCCTTCGGGTTGCCGTTCGAAATTCAATTTTCTGGCGGGTTGCGGGTATTCTGATTGGTGCTCAATTGCTTACAGGGCTGGTGGCGGTTGGGATTACGGTATGGATTGCCGCTTCGCAGAGCGTAACTTTAATCCAGAATAGTGTGGCTTTGCAACTGAACAATGTGGCCGCTGAAATGGAACGAAATGCTGAATTTGCAGAGGATGGATCGTTTCAGATGCCCTCTTTTGCTTACCTGGATTTGACGGGACGTTTAAAAGACCCCATTTTCATCACAGACAGAAAGGGGGAAGTCCTTTCCCCTGAACAATTTGCGGGTTTATCAGAATCAGATACCACACGGACAAACCTTTCTACCATCCCCATAGAAGGACTTTCAGCCATCCAAAACAACAACAACTTCATTTCTTTTCCCCGTTCACTTTTCCGGGTGGATCAATCTTGGGGGATAACGCCATTTTTTTATAAAGGAGAACTCGCTGGCGCCATCTATGCACCTTCACTCCGTAAGACCTTGGAGGGCGAATTATCGAGCGTGCAGCAAACTTTCGTGGATGCCCTACTGATCGTATTGCTCATTGGGGGGGTTGTGGCCTTGATGATGGGCGGAATTCTAACATGGCGTCTGGTAACACCTGTTCGTAAAATTACGGAAAAAGTGGAGGCTATTGGACAAGGAAATTATCAAACCAGAATCCAGCAAACAGGCCATGACGAATTGGGCCGATTGGCTGGAGCCGTTAATCAGATGGCAGCAGAAGTTGAAACGAGTGTAGAAGCCCTCCGTACCACCGACCAAGTACGCCGTGAACTCATTGCCAATATTGGCCATGATTTACGCACCCCCATTGCTGCCGTTTTGGGCAATATAGAAGAAGCAGAACGGCACACCGACGTTCGGAACCCCGTAGCCGCACGAGATGCCCTTAAAACAGCACGAGAACAAGCCCAATACCTAAACCGCCTGTTGCAAGACTTGTTCGAGCTTAGTTTGTTAGATGCGGGGCACTACACCTTGCGACGCGAATCCATCCCAATCAGCGAGCTGCTTCATGAAGCGGCACGCGGTCACCGACGATTGTTTACAAGTGCTGGCCTTGAATTGGTACTAGAAATCCCCTCCGGCTTGCCGCCCATTCAGGCAGATGGTTTGCGTCTGCTGCGCGTATTGGATAACCTCCTCTCCAATGCCCGGCGGCACACAACCGCTGGCGGAACAGTTACCCTTGGCGTGCAAAGGCATACACACCTTTTGTCTATTTTTGTACGCGATACGGGCAGTGGCATGAGTGAAGAGGAACTGAAACATGTCTTTGAGCGGTATTACCGAGGTGGGGACGCCAGAACACGGGGTGCACATGGAACGGGGCTAGGATTGGCCATCTCCAAAGCCATCACAGAAGCACATGGTGGTCAAATGATTGCAGCAAGTATTCAGGGCAAAGGCAGCACTTTTACCATCCAACTCCCCCTGCACCCAGCCGAACCGCTTC
- a CDS encoding response regulator transcription factor, with protein sequence MNNPNILLVEDDAELAKLVSGRLRDSGYDIRVVGSGPDAVDAVQAQLPDLLLLDVMLPGFDGLEVCRRVRAQHPLLYIVMLTARTDEIDRIVGLEVGADDYITKPFSLQELVARVRSILRRIRLTQESGGGNTFPKVTPNELLQFDGLHLDVTRREVRKDGQLLHLTVREFDLLLFLMQNPDRPFTRGQLLEKVWDIRYEGYDRTVDSHVQRLRTKIERDSENPRYVRTVWGLGYKFQSKDEE encoded by the coding sequence ATGAACAATCCGAATATTTTACTAGTGGAAGATGATGCTGAACTGGCAAAATTAGTATCCGGGCGATTGCGAGACTCTGGCTACGACATCCGTGTGGTTGGTAGCGGTCCTGATGCGGTTGATGCCGTACAAGCCCAATTACCCGATTTGCTGCTGCTGGACGTCATGTTACCGGGGTTTGATGGCTTAGAAGTCTGTAGGAGGGTTCGGGCACAACATCCTTTGCTCTATATTGTGATGCTGACCGCAAGAACCGACGAAATAGACCGAATAGTGGGGCTGGAAGTGGGTGCAGATGACTACATCACCAAACCGTTTAGCTTACAAGAACTGGTTGCCCGTGTTCGTTCCATTCTTCGGCGGATTCGGCTGACCCAAGAATCGGGTGGTGGCAATACGTTCCCCAAAGTAACGCCGAATGAACTTCTGCAATTCGATGGCCTTCATTTGGATGTGACCCGTCGGGAGGTACGCAAAGACGGACAATTACTTCATCTAACGGTGCGTGAATTTGATCTTTTGCTTTTTCTGATGCAAAACCCAGATCGCCCTTTTACCCGAGGGCAATTATTGGAAAAAGTTTGGGACATCCGGTATGAAGGGTATGACCGGACGGTGGATTCGCATGTTCAGCGCCTAAGGACCAAAATAGAGCGTGATTCCGAGAACCCGCGTTATGTTCGGACGGTTTGGGGTCTTGGATACAAATTCCAAAGCAAAGACGAGGAATAA
- a CDS encoding type I restriction-modification system subunit M N-terminal domain-containing protein — protein sequence MYARLKADEANGADPEDKDEYKAENVFFVPQDARWTYLQSKAKQPEIGKFVDDAMDVIEKENTSLKGVLPKVFARQI from the coding sequence TTGTATGCAAGACTAAAAGCAGACGAAGCAAACGGAGCAGACCCCGAAGATAAAGACGAATACAAAGCAGAAAATGTATTTTTTGTGCCGCAGGATGCCCGATGGACCTACTTGCAATCGAAAGCCAAGCAACCGGAAATCGGGAAGTTTGTGGACGATGCCATGGATGTCATCGAAAAAGAAAATACTTCCTTAAAAGGCGTTTTGCCCAAAGTATTTGCCCGACAAATATAG
- a CDS encoding SAM-dependent DNA methyltransferase, which translates to MIAKQKATTEEPLEKQPWKADDKLRTNIDATEYKHIVLGVIFLKYISDAFE; encoded by the coding sequence ATAATAGCAAAACAAAAAGCAACAACGGAAGAACCTTTAGAGAAACAACCCTGGAAAGCTGACGACAAACTCCGCACAAACATTGACGCTACCGAATACAAGCACATTGTGTTGGGTGTCATCTTCCTGAAATATATCTCTGATGCTTTTGAATAA
- a CDS encoding S9 family peptidase, with protein MRIKLLKSFILCGLAFGIIFAQPRGKALYQAMTSGPATSMNGSTFMRWHPTEAATLVYESGQQGKTETAQWYKVDPVTKVKTLLFDEAQRTAIIRQYNDITGLGVQNLPFSQQMQFTNEGSGIFFKVEKRPFVYDLKSRKLRELKHPEVKQQPGTDGLMRNMSGSQLWNGEYSPDYNWFAYVVDYDLYVADTRNGKTYRITNDGSENIFNGRPNWVYPEEFDQQTAYWWSPDSKRLAFYRSDESAVWKYPLVRDNAPEAELELQSYPKAGEPNPTVKLFIAEIPTGKKVELATNSTADNYLVRPTWTLDSKELTFQRVNRQQNVVELLAADAKKGTLRTILTEQEPQFVNLQDDYFQLKDGKSFLWSSERSGYRQLYMYDWQGNLLKSLTSGTKPVQNVVHVDEKNGYVYYMANDNMGMETVFMRTKLDGTGVAQALTTVPGSHNISMDNTATYYLDTYSNFSTPTTSNLHKADGTLIENRATSKTDKVDGWKLEKPALVIVKAADQATDLPGILYRPAGYNPAKKYPLLVSVYGGPHSKAIRNSYNMANNLQALAQLGYVVWHVDNRGLVGRGKAFETATYRKLGLVDLDDQTAAIKQVCAQFSFVDCSRVGIYGHSYGGYMSALALLREPEVYHVGVAGAPVTDWRNYDTIYTERYMFTPQENKSGYDEGATMTYAKNLKGKLLLVHGTIDNNVHPGNTMQLIEALVKEGKKFDLMMYPLNRHGIGGPSGKHYNTLRLDYFEQHLKPEPVE; from the coding sequence ATGCGAATTAAACTATTAAAATCATTCATCTTATGCGGCCTGGCCTTTGGAATCATCTTTGCCCAACCCCGTGGCAAAGCCCTTTACCAAGCAATGACCTCGGGGCCGGCAACCTCTATGAATGGCTCCACCTTTATGCGCTGGCACCCCACCGAAGCCGCTACACTGGTTTATGAAAGTGGGCAACAAGGCAAAACCGAAACCGCACAATGGTATAAAGTGGATCCCGTTACAAAAGTTAAAACCCTGCTTTTTGACGAGGCCCAGCGCACAGCCATTATCCGACAGTACAACGATATAACAGGCCTTGGCGTACAGAACCTGCCGTTCTCGCAACAGATGCAATTTACCAATGAGGGTTCAGGGATCTTTTTCAAGGTAGAAAAGCGGCCTTTTGTTTATGACCTGAAAAGTCGGAAACTCCGAGAATTAAAACACCCGGAAGTAAAACAACAACCCGGAACCGATGGCCTGATGCGCAATATGTCCGGTAGCCAACTTTGGAATGGGGAATACTCTCCAGATTATAACTGGTTTGCCTATGTGGTGGATTATGACCTGTATGTGGCGGATACCCGCAATGGCAAAACCTATCGCATCACCAACGACGGTAGCGAAAACATCTTCAATGGACGCCCCAACTGGGTCTATCCCGAAGAGTTTGACCAACAAACCGCCTATTGGTGGTCGCCAGATAGCAAACGACTGGCCTTTTATCGCTCCGATGAATCCGCCGTATGGAAATACCCACTGGTGCGCGACAATGCACCCGAGGCCGAATTAGAATTGCAAAGCTATCCTAAAGCGGGCGAACCCAACCCCACCGTTAAGCTATTTATCGCTGAAATACCCACTGGTAAAAAAGTAGAATTGGCCACCAATAGCACCGCCGATAACTACCTTGTTCGCCCCACGTGGACATTGGATAGCAAAGAACTGACCTTCCAGCGGGTAAACCGCCAACAAAATGTGGTGGAACTACTGGCTGCAGATGCAAAAAAAGGAACCTTGCGTACCATTCTCACTGAGCAAGAACCTCAGTTTGTGAATCTGCAAGACGATTATTTCCAACTCAAAGACGGCAAAAGTTTCCTCTGGAGTTCCGAACGCAGTGGATACCGCCAATTATACATGTATGATTGGCAAGGAAACCTCCTAAAATCTTTGACAAGCGGTACGAAGCCTGTACAAAATGTGGTGCATGTGGACGAAAAAAATGGCTATGTTTATTATATGGCGAATGACAATATGGGCATGGAAACCGTGTTTATGCGAACCAAATTAGATGGTACAGGCGTGGCGCAAGCCCTGACTACTGTTCCCGGAAGTCATAATATTTCGATGGACAATACGGCCACTTATTACCTCGACACGTACTCCAATTTTTCTACCCCCACAACGTCAAATTTACACAAAGCAGACGGAACCCTGATTGAAAACCGTGCCACTTCCAAAACCGATAAAGTGGATGGTTGGAAACTCGAAAAACCAGCATTGGTAATCGTAAAAGCCGCCGATCAAGCAACCGACCTGCCCGGCATTTTATATCGTCCAGCGGGCTATAATCCCGCCAAAAAATATCCTTTACTCGTAAGCGTATATGGGGGACCGCACTCCAAAGCCATTCGGAATAGCTATAATATGGCCAATAATTTGCAGGCGTTGGCACAATTGGGCTACGTCGTCTGGCATGTGGATAACCGAGGTTTGGTGGGCAGAGGAAAAGCGTTTGAAACCGCAACCTACCGAAAACTGGGCTTGGTGGATTTAGACGACCAAACCGCAGCCATTAAACAGGTTTGCGCCCAATTTAGCTTTGTGGACTGTAGCCGTGTGGGTATCTATGGTCATTCCTACGGCGGCTATATGAGCGCCTTGGCCTTACTTCGCGAACCAGAGGTGTATCATGTGGGCGTGGCAGGTGCACCCGTGACCGATTGGCGGAACTACGACACCATCTACACCGAACGCTATATGTTTACGCCGCAAGAAAACAAGTCCGGCTATGATGAAGGGGCTACGATGACTTATGCCAAAAACCTGAAAGGCAAACTCCTTTTGGTACATGGCACCATTGATAACAATGTTCATCCCGGAAATACCATGCAATTGATCGAAGCACTGGTGAAGGAAGGTAAAAAATTCGATCTAATGATGTATCCACTTAACCGCCACGGCATTGGTGGTCCATCCGGCAAGCACTACAATACGCTTCGCTTAGATTATTTCGAGCAACACCTTAAGCCCGAACCTGTGGAATAA
- a CDS encoding Gfo/Idh/MocA family oxidoreductase, translating to MENSRRNFLKRGAAGLAATTLGLSGCAGPMQAASGLNPKDPQARGKSLTSPPNSPLATVPIPVVKMGFVGVGGMGTVHVQNFLALEGVEVKAICDINAVNAKRSHDLAVAAGQKPPTLYTKGPRDFERMIDTEELDLVFTATPWEWHVPVALYAMKNGKHIASEVPFAYKVDDCWALVEHAEKYGKHCVMMENCNYDRFELLMYNLKMKGLLGEILHGECGYLHDLRDIKFSEEGEGLWRRAHAWARNGNLYPTHGLGPIANLMDINRGDQLDYLVSMSGPSRGLQEWAKDHYPEDHPKRKETFKLGDVNVSMIKTHRGRTIYLSHDTNLPRPYSRIKLIQGTKGILQGHPERVYIEGKSANAHRWDEAKLWYAEHEHPLWKNEKLTSSKTGHGGMDYMEDYRLIKCLQKGLPTDMNVYDAAMHSAICELTEISVANGSQPIQVPDFTRGRWKEWTAWEVVE from the coding sequence ATGGAAAATTCGCGTCGTAATTTTTTAAAAAGGGGGGCCGCCGGTTTGGCTGCTACAACCCTCGGACTTTCCGGATGTGCTGGTCCTATGCAAGCAGCCAGTGGGCTAAATCCCAAAGATCCACAAGCACGTGGAAAATCCCTGACCAGTCCACCCAATTCCCCTTTAGCAACCGTACCAATTCCGGTCGTTAAAATGGGTTTTGTTGGTGTGGGCGGCATGGGAACCGTTCACGTTCAAAACTTTCTGGCGCTCGAAGGGGTGGAAGTAAAAGCGATCTGCGACATCAATGCGGTAAACGCCAAACGTTCACACGACTTGGCCGTGGCCGCAGGACAAAAACCACCTACCCTTTATACCAAAGGACCGCGAGATTTTGAACGCATGATTGATACCGAGGAATTAGACCTCGTTTTTACGGCAACCCCATGGGAGTGGCATGTACCCGTAGCCTTATATGCCATGAAAAATGGCAAGCACATTGCCAGCGAAGTCCCCTTTGCTTATAAAGTGGATGATTGCTGGGCCTTAGTGGAACACGCCGAAAAGTATGGTAAACATTGTGTGATGATGGAAAATTGCAATTATGACCGTTTCGAGTTGTTGATGTATAACCTAAAAATGAAGGGATTACTGGGCGAAATTCTGCACGGAGAATGTGGCTACTTGCATGACCTTCGAGACATCAAATTCTCGGAGGAAGGGGAAGGACTCTGGCGGCGTGCCCATGCGTGGGCGCGAAACGGCAACCTTTACCCCACGCACGGCCTTGGCCCTATTGCCAATCTGATGGACATCAACCGAGGGGACCAGTTAGACTATTTGGTCTCTATGAGTGGGCCTTCACGAGGCTTACAGGAATGGGCCAAGGACCATTATCCCGAAGATCATCCCAAGCGAAAGGAAACCTTTAAATTGGGCGATGTCAACGTTTCCATGATCAAAACCCATCGAGGCCGCACCATCTACCTCAGCCACGATACCAACTTGCCCCGTCCATACAGCCGAATCAAACTCATTCAAGGAACTAAAGGCATCTTGCAGGGACATCCAGAACGGGTTTATATCGAGGGAAAAAGTGCCAACGCACACCGCTGGGACGAGGCCAAGCTTTGGTATGCCGAACATGAACACCCGCTCTGGAAAAATGAAAAACTGACGAGTAGCAAAACCGGACATGGCGGGATGGACTATATGGAGGATTACCGCCTCATTAAATGCCTACAAAAAGGCTTACCTACCGACATGAATGTTTATGACGCTGCCATGCATTCCGCCATTTGCGAACTAACCGAGATTTCGGTGGCCAATGGCAGTCAACCGATTCAAGTCCCCGATTTTACACGGGGCCGCTGGAAGGAGTGGACTGCTTGGGAAGTAGTAGAATAG
- a CDS encoding Na+:solute symporter: MQFTLIDWVIMVTFFVFSMLIGVWSARQASKNYKAFFLADQNMSWWLLGISLVATTFSTDTPNLVTDLVRTQGAFGNWVWWAFLLTGMLTVFLYAKLWRRSGVMTDVEFYELRYSGPEAAFLRGFRAAYLGLLFNVFVMATVTLAAIKIGGVMMGWTPLQTVLIAASVTMIYSALGGLMGVLLTDLFQFIIAMVGSVLAAIYLINLPEVGGLSNLLSHPNVVPKMTFLPDPSTIGAGEILTIFLIPIAVQWWASYYPGAEPGGGSYVVQRMLSAKDEKNAVTATLLFQGMHYALRPWPWILVAFASLIIFPDVASIAAKYPHLDPKIVKNDLAYPAMMTFLPAGLIGMVVTSLAAAYMSTMSSQTNYGSSILVNDLYHRFINPNATDKDLVWMGRFSTVLLMVLSCTLALFLENALQAFDLILLIGAGTGLIYLLRWFWWRINAMTEIVAMIVSFIVALLLKFTALGTMVPDWSHLIVTVAFTSAAWLLTAFLSKPTSDEKLLSFYTKIKPSGPGWGPVAAKAQAAGLDISGVKNDFGIGLLCSVGGLMCIYGLLFATGFFLYGNIMAGLVWLLIAAAGILTIRKFWNQLSFE; the protein is encoded by the coding sequence ATGCAGTTTACCTTGATTGACTGGGTCATAATGGTGACCTTCTTCGTGTTTTCCATGCTTATTGGGGTGTGGTCGGCACGTCAAGCCAGTAAAAATTATAAAGCCTTTTTCTTGGCCGATCAGAACATGAGTTGGTGGCTTCTGGGCATTTCGCTGGTAGCAACCACGTTTTCTACAGACACCCCCAACTTGGTGACCGACCTTGTCCGGACTCAAGGCGCTTTTGGGAACTGGGTTTGGTGGGCCTTTTTGCTCACCGGAATGCTGACGGTTTTCCTCTATGCCAAATTATGGCGTCGTTCGGGGGTAATGACCGATGTTGAATTTTATGAACTGCGGTATTCCGGGCCTGAAGCGGCATTTCTTCGTGGCTTCCGTGCAGCCTACTTGGGCTTGTTGTTTAACGTCTTTGTTATGGCCACCGTTACCCTTGCTGCTATCAAAATTGGGGGGGTAATGATGGGGTGGACGCCGCTCCAAACGGTCTTAATTGCTGCGTCGGTCACCATGATCTACTCGGCGCTCGGAGGGCTAATGGGGGTATTGCTCACTGATTTATTTCAGTTTATCATTGCGATGGTGGGGTCTGTGCTTGCAGCAATCTATCTGATCAATCTTCCAGAAGTAGGGGGACTTTCTAACTTGTTGTCCCATCCGAATGTGGTGCCCAAAATGACTTTTTTGCCCGATCCCAGCACCATTGGCGCAGGGGAAATCCTGACCATCTTTCTGATTCCGATTGCCGTTCAATGGTGGGCCTCATACTATCCAGGGGCCGAGCCTGGTGGCGGGAGCTATGTGGTACAACGGATGCTCTCGGCAAAGGACGAAAAAAATGCCGTAACCGCCACCTTGTTATTTCAGGGAATGCATTACGCACTACGCCCTTGGCCGTGGATTTTGGTGGCCTTTGCCTCGCTGATCATCTTCCCAGATGTGGCCAGTATCGCCGCAAAATATCCACACTTAGACCCGAAAATTGTAAAAAATGACCTCGCATATCCCGCCATGATGACCTTTTTACCCGCCGGCTTAATTGGTATGGTGGTGACTTCGTTGGCAGCAGCCTATATGTCCACCATGTCTTCACAAACCAATTACGGTTCCTCTATTTTGGTGAACGATTTGTATCATCGGTTTATCAATCCCAATGCCACCGACAAAGATCTGGTCTGGATGGGACGCTTTTCTACGGTTCTACTGATGGTACTTTCTTGCACGTTGGCACTCTTTCTGGAAAATGCACTACAAGCCTTCGATCTCATCCTATTGATTGGTGCAGGAACCGGACTTATCTACCTGTTGCGGTGGTTTTGGTGGCGCATTAATGCCATGACCGAGATTGTGGCCATGATTGTGTCGTTCATTGTGGCGCTTTTGCTTAAGTTCACCGCGCTTGGAACAATGGTGCCAGACTGGTCGCACCTGATTGTAACGGTGGCTTTCACGTCGGCTGCCTGGCTACTCACGGCTTTTTTGAGTAAGCCGACATCCGATGAAAAACTGCTTTCATTCTATACCAAAATTAAACCGTCGGGACCAGGCTGGGGCCCAGTGGCTGCAAAAGCCCAAGCCGCAGGACTCGACATAAGTGGGGTTAAAAACGATTTTGGCATTGGGTTACTTTGCTCGGTAGGCGGATTGATGTGCATCTATGGCCTCTTGTTTGCTACGGGCTTTTTCCTGTATGGCAATATAATGGCTGGTTTGGTTTGGCTGCTCATCGCTGCGGCTGGAATTTTGACCATTCGCAAATTTTGGAACCAACTTTCGTTCGAGTAA
- a CDS encoding ester cyclase: MDRDQVQNTALAVSLAILEGRWNDLDQLLDDQFTYTGDGFVFTKDEYIGFMQDMKTAFSNLNMEFPHIVVEGNLASIRFISRAVNTGKFMGAPANRKQLEVHGIFIREVKAGKVMREWQTTDLLGTMRQIGFGALLGYTIFVGLLKVKQPRPKRKDKV; the protein is encoded by the coding sequence ATGGACAGGGATCAAGTACAAAACACAGCGCTGGCCGTATCATTGGCTATTTTGGAAGGCCGATGGAACGATTTAGACCAGCTCTTAGACGATCAATTTACCTATACTGGGGACGGATTTGTCTTTACCAAAGATGAATACATTGGGTTTATGCAAGATATGAAAACGGCTTTTTCAAATCTGAACATGGAGTTCCCACATATCGTCGTAGAGGGCAACTTGGCATCTATCCGGTTTATTTCGCGTGCGGTTAATACCGGAAAATTTATGGGTGCGCCTGCCAATCGCAAACAATTGGAGGTACATGGCATTTTTATACGCGAAGTAAAAGCAGGGAAGGTTATGCGCGAGTGGCAAACAACCGATTTATTGGGCACCATGCGTCAGATCGGTTTTGGCGCGTTACTTGGTTATACCATATTTGTCGGATTGTTGAAGGTAAAGCAACCAAGACCAAAGCGTAAAGACAAGGTTTAA
- a CDS encoding helix-turn-helix transcriptional regulator, which translates to MKRYELNGVFYFCPVDLTLQIVGGRWKGVVIWNLRDGPKRFSELKKCLVGINDKMLSQVLKALEMQGVVCRTVHEVVPPKVTYHLTPEGEILLPIMEMMSMYGDKYAVSS; encoded by the coding sequence ATGAAACGTTATGAACTTAACGGCGTCTTTTACTTTTGTCCTGTTGATCTCACGCTTCAGATAGTAGGAGGGCGTTGGAAGGGCGTTGTGATCTGGAATCTTCGGGATGGACCGAAACGGTTTAGCGAATTGAAAAAGTGTTTAGTAGGGATTAACGACAAGATGCTTTCACAAGTATTAAAGGCATTGGAAATGCAAGGCGTGGTATGCCGTACTGTTCACGAAGTGGTTCCTCCAAAAGTAACCTATCATCTTACACCCGAAGGCGAAATACTTCTTCCAATTATGGAAATGATGAGCATGTATGGGGATAAATATGCTGTTTCATCGTAG
- the prfB gene encoding peptide chain release factor 2, which translates to MKCSGGLFDLDTRREKIRTLEAKRLEPDFWNDADAARQTEKQVSEEKSWVVMFDELYRKLEDVETLTELVAEDPDPELLAEVTGEEKALAELLENAEIRSMLTEPDDHRNAILNINSGAGGTESQDWSEMLMRMYIRWGESKGYVVNTLEYQEGEVAGIKSCTLRFEGPSAFGYLKAESGVHRLVRISPFDSNARRHTSFASVFVFPEVDDTIEVSLNADDIEMQVFRSGGKGGQNVNKVSSGVRLIWTGKLSDGRAERVVAECTEERSQLQNREKCMMMLKSRIYLLEREIQDAARSHLEKGKKKIEWGSQIRSYVFQPYTMVNDHRIELKSTNIQAVMDGDLDPFIKGYLMATALSD; encoded by the coding sequence CTGAAGTGCTCGGGAGGTCTCTTTGACCTCGATACCCGCAGAGAAAAAATCCGTACTTTAGAAGCAAAACGACTTGAACCGGACTTCTGGAACGATGCCGATGCCGCTCGGCAAACGGAGAAACAGGTGTCTGAAGAAAAAAGTTGGGTCGTAATGTTTGACGAACTCTACCGAAAATTAGAGGATGTCGAGACCCTTACCGAGTTGGTAGCCGAAGATCCCGATCCCGAATTACTCGCCGAAGTTACAGGGGAAGAAAAAGCCCTCGCCGAACTTCTGGAAAATGCCGAAATTCGTTCCATGCTCACCGAGCCAGACGACCACCGCAACGCCATTCTTAACATCAATTCCGGCGCTGGTGGAACCGAAAGCCAAGATTGGTCCGAAATGCTCATGCGTATGTACATTCGCTGGGGCGAGAGCAAAGGGTATGTCGTTAATACGTTGGAGTATCAGGAAGGCGAAGTGGCGGGCATTAAGTCTTGTACCCTTCGCTTTGAAGGCCCATCAGCATTTGGCTATCTGAAGGCCGAGTCTGGCGTACATCGCTTGGTTCGCATTTCCCCGTTCGACTCCAACGCACGCCGTCATACATCCTTTGCTTCGGTTTTTGTGTTTCCGGAAGTAGATGATACCATTGAAGTGAGCCTGAATGCCGACGATATAGAAATGCAGGTTTTCCGCTCAGGGGGTAAAGGAGGGCAAAATGTGAACAAGGTTTCATCTGGTGTTCGCCTCATTTGGACGGGGAAACTTTCCGATGGGCGTGCAGAACGGGTGGTGGCGGAGTGTACCGAAGAACGAAGCCAGTTGCAAAACCGCGAAAAGTGTATGATGATGCTCAAAAGCCGGATATATTTGTTGGAACGTGAAATTCAGGACGCAGCCCGTAGCCATTTGGAAAAAGGCAAAAAGAAAATCGAGTGGGGAAGCCAAATCCGTTCCTATGTTTTCCAGCCCTATACGATGGTCAACGATCACCGGATTGAACTGAAAAGCACAAATATTCAGGCAGTTATGGATGGAGATTTAGACCCATTTATCAAAGGCTATCTGATGGCGACGGCGCTCTCAGATTAA